Proteins co-encoded in one bacterium BMS3Abin02 genomic window:
- the glnE gene encoding glutamate-ammonia-ligase adenylyltransferase, which translates to MITGRTLERLDAVGWADAETLLLTLQRAHDPDAEAEHLLNFLEANTALAEFAGSDPELRGAFVAVFAASRAIPTMLSTHPDWLASFRDGPAEVPEALDKSALRRFVQGRLVRTAVRDLLGLADMPTVGRELADTADAAAQAALTIATDHTRSDSRYRTLPEIPFSVIAMGKWGAQELNYASDIDVLFVYDTPTGTDPDLTRSYANQIAAGFVAALADVTADGIAYRVDTDLRPEGRNGPLARSLDSYAAYYDRWAATWEYQSLIKARPAAGDPTLGAAFITLITPHVYPETLPPDTIRNIRTMKARIEHERLPHDAAFHLKLGPGGLTDIEFFTQLLQLRHGGREPALRTEGTIPALKELARAGILTAEQAYTMISAYRFCARVRNRLYLQLGKPADALPTDGVQGVRLGRSLGYEEAPRSALREEYRRLTRRARRLVETGFYHDSMR; encoded by the coding sequence ATGATCACCGGACGCACACTGGAGCGTCTCGACGCCGTCGGCTGGGCGGATGCGGAGACACTGCTCCTGACGCTACAGCGCGCCCATGACCCGGATGCCGAGGCCGAGCATCTCCTGAACTTCCTCGAGGCCAACACCGCCTTGGCCGAGTTCGCCGGTAGTGACCCTGAGCTCCGCGGCGCCTTCGTCGCCGTCTTCGCGGCAAGCAGGGCGATCCCGACCATGTTGAGCACACACCCCGACTGGTTGGCGTCCTTTCGCGACGGTCCTGCCGAAGTGCCCGAGGCGCTCGACAAGAGCGCGTTGCGTCGGTTTGTGCAGGGTCGGTTGGTGCGGACTGCGGTGCGGGACCTGCTCGGTCTGGCGGACATGCCCACGGTCGGTCGCGAACTCGCCGATACCGCCGACGCCGCCGCCCAAGCCGCCCTCACGATCGCCACCGACCACACCCGCAGCGATTCCCGCTACCGGACACTGCCCGAGATCCCCTTCAGTGTCATCGCGATGGGCAAGTGGGGCGCCCAAGAACTCAACTACGCATCCGACATCGACGTCCTCTTCGTCTACGACACCCCCACCGGAACCGACCCGGACCTCACCCGAAGCTACGCCAACCAGATCGCCGCCGGATTCGTCGCCGCCCTCGCCGACGTCACCGCAGACGGCATCGCGTACCGCGTCGACACCGACCTGCGTCCCGAAGGACGCAACGGCCCTCTCGCCCGCAGCCTCGACTCCTACGCCGCCTACTACGACCGATGGGCCGCCACCTGGGAATACCAATCCCTCATCAAAGCCAGACCGGCAGCAGGCGACCCCACCCTCGGAGCAGCCTTCATCACCCTCATCACCCCCCACGTCTACCCCGAAACACTCCCCCCAGACACCATCCGCAACATCCGCACCATGAAAGCCCGCATCGAACACGAGCGGCTCCCGCACGACGCGGCCTTTCACCTGAAGCTCGGACCGGGAGGTCTGACCGACATCGAGTTCTTCACGCAGCTTCTCCAGCTTCGCCACGGCGGAAGGGAACCTGCGCTGCGTACCGAAGGGACGATCCCTGCACTGAAGGAACTCGCTCGAGCCGGCATCCTCACGGCAGAGCAGGCCTACACGATGATTTCGGCATATCGGTTCTGCGCCAGAGTCCGCAACCGCCTGTACCTTCAGTTGGGGAAGCCGGCCGATGCACTCCCGACCGATGGTGTGCAGGGAGTCCGCCTGGGACGCTCACTCGGGTACGAGGAAGCTCCCCGGTCTGCGCTCCGTGAGGAGTACCGCCGGTTGACGAGACGAGCCAGAAGGCTGGTCGAGACCGGTTTCTACCACGATTCGATGCGATAG
- the nadE gene encoding glutamine-dependent NAD(+) synthetase has product MTDTLRISGAQLDLVVGDIEGNSSRIADAMRWAEGQDADVLLLPELAVTGYPPEDLLLRAGFVDENLQAVRSLAREAGRTVTIVGFADPVDTPSDVLDDAVVRVVANAAAILCEGKIKGVYHKVLLPNYAVFDEDRYFLRGLDPDQVWLVSGIPVGVSICEDIWVPEGPPAHQADAGARILLNINASPYHMDKAEERASLLSAQAVRSGVPVAYMNMVGGQDELVFEGDSMIFAADGDLLYRAAEFEEERFVVDVPLPPPKTINGRLVEVRGGKLPKRTPRQPPVSPARIEPEEAEIYAALMTGLRDYVHKNGFQNVVLGLSGGIDSALVAAIAADALGPEHVRGVAMPTRFSSEGSVIDARDLAERLGIRIDLIAIDDIFSVYLDALGPVFEGTEFGVAEENLQARIRGAIVMGISNKFGEMVVATGNKSEMAVGYATLYGDMAGGFAVLKDVLKTLVYRLAEWRNRDREVIPRSIITKAPSAELRPDQKDTDSLPPYEILDPILERYVEQDLSIEEIVGDGFDRDIVVRIARMVDCNEYKRRQAAPGVRITRKAFGKDRRLPITNRYRRC; this is encoded by the coding sequence ATGACCGACACCCTTCGTATCTCAGGGGCTCAACTCGATCTCGTCGTCGGGGACATCGAGGGCAACAGTTCCCGGATCGCCGATGCCATGCGGTGGGCGGAGGGCCAAGACGCAGACGTCCTGCTCCTCCCTGAACTGGCCGTGACCGGCTACCCGCCCGAGGATCTGCTACTCCGAGCCGGTTTCGTCGATGAGAACCTGCAGGCCGTGCGCTCCCTGGCGCGTGAAGCAGGTCGGACAGTCACCATCGTCGGTTTCGCCGACCCCGTCGATACACCTTCGGACGTCCTCGACGATGCCGTCGTGCGGGTTGTGGCCAACGCGGCAGCAATCCTGTGTGAAGGGAAGATCAAGGGCGTCTATCACAAGGTGCTGCTACCCAACTACGCGGTCTTCGACGAAGATCGCTACTTCCTGCGAGGCCTCGATCCGGACCAGGTCTGGCTCGTGTCCGGCATCCCCGTCGGAGTGTCGATATGCGAGGATATCTGGGTGCCGGAAGGCCCGCCTGCACATCAGGCGGATGCGGGAGCACGGATCCTGCTGAACATCAACGCTTCGCCCTACCACATGGACAAGGCAGAAGAACGTGCTTCGTTGCTGTCGGCACAGGCGGTCCGTTCGGGTGTCCCGGTGGCATACATGAATATGGTCGGAGGCCAGGATGAGCTGGTGTTCGAAGGCGACAGCATGATCTTCGCCGCCGACGGTGATCTGCTCTACCGTGCAGCGGAGTTCGAGGAAGAGCGGTTTGTCGTCGACGTGCCACTGCCGCCGCCGAAGACCATCAACGGTCGCCTCGTAGAGGTTCGCGGCGGGAAACTACCCAAACGGACACCACGGCAACCGCCGGTGAGTCCTGCACGTATCGAACCCGAAGAGGCGGAGATCTACGCAGCGCTCATGACGGGGCTGCGGGACTATGTACACAAGAACGGGTTTCAGAATGTCGTGCTCGGGCTGTCGGGTGGTATCGACTCGGCGCTCGTCGCGGCCATCGCGGCGGACGCACTCGGTCCCGAACACGTGCGCGGGGTTGCGATGCCCACACGGTTCAGTTCTGAGGGGTCGGTCATCGACGCGCGCGATCTGGCAGAGCGGCTCGGTATCCGCATCGATCTGATCGCGATCGACGACATCTTCTCGGTATACCTCGACGCACTCGGGCCTGTCTTCGAAGGCACCGAGTTCGGCGTCGCCGAGGAGAACCTGCAGGCCCGGATTCGGGGTGCCATCGTGATGGGGATCTCGAACAAGTTTGGGGAGATGGTCGTGGCGACCGGCAACAAGTCTGAGATGGCCGTCGGATACGCCACCCTCTATGGCGACATGGCGGGCGGGTTTGCGGTTCTCAAGGATGTCCTCAAGACCCTCGTGTACCGCCTCGCCGAGTGGCGCAATCGGGATCGAGAGGTGATTCCGCGTTCGATCATCACGAAGGCACCGTCGGCCGAGCTGCGGCCAGACCAGAAGGACACCGACTCGCTGCCTCCCTACGAGATCCTCGATCCGATCTTGGAGCGCTATGTGGAACAGGACCTGTCGATCGAAGAGATCGTAGGTGACGGGTTCGATCGTGACATCGTCGTTCGGATCGCCCGCATGGTCGACTGCAACGAGTACAAGCGCCGCCAGGCCGCTCCCGGTGTACGGATCACGCGAAAGGCGTTCGGCAAGGATCGGAGGCTCCCGATCACGAACCGTTACCGACGCTGCTGA
- the ilvE_2 gene encoding branched-chain-amino-acid aminotransferase produces the protein MRVLIDGRAVGAADAAISVFDHGLLRGDGCFEALRAYRGSTFALGPHLDRLVASAALLHMDLPSREEMEGWIRAVARDGGDCTVRIVATRGGFDPDVNAAPRVVVLWEPIPELPEYLCVLPLEAPWHSDGAPSELTGAKTLSYAPNMAANRAARLAGFDDALLHGRSGRILEGPTFCVAWVVDGVLETPSLDLGILASITRGATLHEAARAGIGVREGHFGLDRLDDADEVMALSTVKEVKPVVRVGERRFAPGSVTELLARRYRNRVETALANG, from the coding sequence ATGCGCGTACTCATCGACGGGCGAGCGGTCGGCGCAGCCGACGCTGCGATCTCGGTGTTCGATCATGGCCTGCTGCGGGGCGACGGATGCTTCGAGGCTCTGCGTGCCTATCGAGGATCGACATTCGCCCTCGGTCCTCACCTGGACCGGCTGGTGGCGAGTGCCGCTCTGCTGCACATGGATCTGCCTTCGCGCGAAGAGATGGAAGGTTGGATCCGAGCGGTCGCTCGAGACGGAGGCGACTGCACGGTTCGGATCGTTGCGACCAGGGGAGGATTCGATCCCGACGTGAACGCCGCCCCGCGCGTTGTCGTCCTCTGGGAACCCATCCCGGAGCTTCCAGAGTATCTGTGCGTCCTGCCGCTGGAGGCGCCGTGGCATTCCGACGGGGCGCCGTCGGAGCTCACGGGAGCGAAGACGCTCTCCTACGCGCCCAACATGGCGGCGAACCGTGCCGCCAGGCTCGCCGGGTTCGACGATGCCCTGCTCCATGGGCGTTCGGGTCGAATCCTGGAAGGCCCGACATTCTGTGTCGCCTGGGTGGTCGACGGTGTGTTGGAGACGCCGTCTCTGGATCTCGGGATCCTTGCCTCGATCACCCGTGGGGCGACGCTTCATGAAGCTGCGCGTGCCGGCATCGGAGTTCGCGAGGGACACTTCGGTTTGGATCGTCTCGACGATGCAGACGAGGTGATGGCTCTGTCGACGGTAAAAGAGGTCAAACCGGTCGTGCGAGTGGGGGAACGCCGATTCGCGCCGGGCTCGGTCACCGAACTTCTCGCACGGCGCTACCGAAACCGCGTGGAAACCGCACTGGCAAACGGCTGA
- the cph2 gene encoding phytochrome-like protein cph2: MARLTLPTVVVVDAGLSGAQELVGKLRSSLETRLEVIAASGFGSVDGIGKMVLSGASAFIVKGKPSDLVAGVRSVSVGSGLLSAEASAPVLREVRKLYERERTRNERLEKAVHRLQTLSVTDPLTGLKNHGFFFDRLGEELERARRYERPLAVIIADIDDFKAINDMYGHAVGDRVLRSLGEAFRGRLREVDIACRIGGEEFGFALPETDETGAVQVAERLLVSVEHLDLPEAGFVTLSIGISVFPTHADNQEELVESADMALYQAKHEGKNCVRVAGRSLLTTEVTRTRPVMAPVVDALIGVLRLRSPSLFDRSTKVAEVVTSISGELGLSVARTGRARVAAMLHDIGMVGVPDSILLKPGPLEPSEWEVVRRHPHSSIELIAGSVHPEVIQAVLTHHERMDGSGYPNGVSGASIPLLGRVLHTADAFVAMISTRPQKAAMTSQEAIATMHSLAGTDFDSDAVDALERAFVRSDFAPLRLVVG, translated from the coding sequence GTGGCGCGCCTGACCCTTCCCACGGTAGTGGTCGTGGATGCCGGCCTGTCGGGCGCACAGGAACTCGTCGGCAAGCTGCGATCGTCCCTGGAGACCCGGTTGGAAGTCATAGCCGCGAGCGGCTTCGGAAGTGTGGACGGAATCGGAAAGATGGTCCTCTCGGGCGCTTCCGCGTTCATAGTCAAGGGCAAGCCTTCCGACCTCGTCGCCGGCGTCCGATCCGTCTCCGTCGGATCCGGCCTCCTTTCGGCCGAGGCCAGCGCCCCGGTGCTACGAGAGGTTCGGAAACTGTACGAGCGCGAACGAACCCGTAACGAGCGTCTCGAGAAAGCTGTGCACAGGCTGCAGACACTTTCGGTCACCGACCCGCTCACCGGGCTCAAGAACCATGGGTTCTTCTTTGATCGCCTCGGAGAGGAACTCGAACGGGCGCGGCGCTACGAACGCCCCCTCGCCGTGATCATCGCCGACATCGACGATTTCAAGGCGATCAACGACATGTACGGGCATGCCGTCGGAGATCGGGTCCTCCGTTCGCTCGGCGAGGCATTTCGCGGCCGCCTCCGCGAGGTCGACATTGCATGTCGAATCGGGGGCGAGGAGTTCGGGTTCGCGTTGCCGGAGACCGATGAGACGGGAGCAGTGCAGGTTGCCGAACGACTGCTCGTATCCGTCGAGCATCTCGACCTTCCAGAGGCAGGCTTCGTCACGCTCAGCATCGGCATCTCCGTGTTTCCGACCCATGCCGACAATCAGGAGGAACTGGTCGAATCCGCGGACATGGCTCTGTATCAAGCGAAACACGAAGGCAAGAACTGTGTACGGGTCGCAGGGCGCAGCCTGCTGACGACGGAAGTGACGCGCACGCGCCCTGTGATGGCACCGGTCGTTGATGCTTTGATCGGAGTCCTCCGTCTTCGCTCACCCAGCCTCTTCGATCGGTCGACGAAGGTTGCGGAAGTCGTCACTTCGATCAGTGGGGAACTCGGGCTGAGCGTCGCCCGGACCGGACGTGCGCGCGTGGCGGCGATGCTTCACGACATCGGGATGGTCGGCGTCCCCGATTCGATCCTGCTGAAACCCGGTCCGCTCGAGCCTTCGGAATGGGAGGTCGTCCGGCGGCATCCGCACAGCAGCATCGAATTGATCGCCGGATCGGTGCACCCCGAGGTGATTCAGGCCGTGCTGACACACCACGAGCGGATGGACGGCTCCGGATACCCGAACGGTGTGTCAGGCGCCTCGATCCCGCTGCTCGGTCGTGTCCTGCACACGGCCGACGCGTTCGTGGCGATGATCTCGACCCGTCCTCAGAAGGCCGCCATGACTTCGCAAGAGGCCATCGCGACGATGCACTCTCTGGCAGGCACCGATTTCGACTCCGATGCCGTCGATGCGCTCGAGCGGGCGTTCGTGAGATCCGACTTCGCGCCCCTGCGTCTCGTGGTGGGCTAG
- the mgtE gene encoding magnesium transporter MgtE has product MEKKRLPRPRELAQRLASRARKKPEEVEAYLDSHTDEWAELAQADPHDAADILEELGDEAAADLIRNLLPPEAADILEEMQDDLAADVLEEVTAIRAASLIEAMPPAQAADLIGALEPEHKEHILSAVAEKTAEAIRHLLSYPSDSAGGLMTLRVATLPVGLTAGEAIERIRQLHEEIEDLSYVYVVDDSGRLVGVLSFRELVFARPGDGLDEVMVHNPVKVTPPTDREELVELARRYNLFSVPVVDFDDRLLGIVTVDEVIDAVEQEAGEDFAVAMGAGGEETVFTPVRRSIRMRMPWLFLDLALSGTVSLVVATFQTQIAAAPLLASLMPLVARIGGDSGAMSLAVVIRGLATHDISPNRTVRVITRELALGFSNGILTATLSGLIAAALLKDPHIGLVIFISVLANLIVAGLAGSALPLALRRLGFDPALGSNLFVTTITDLTGFGGFLLVASLLL; this is encoded by the coding sequence ATGGAGAAGAAGCGATTGCCGCGCCCACGTGAACTCGCACAACGGCTCGCTTCGCGCGCCCGGAAGAAGCCCGAGGAGGTCGAAGCCTATCTCGACTCCCACACCGACGAGTGGGCCGAACTCGCTCAAGCCGACCCTCACGACGCAGCGGACATCCTCGAGGAACTGGGCGACGAGGCGGCTGCCGATCTGATTCGCAATCTCCTTCCGCCCGAAGCTGCGGACATTCTCGAAGAGATGCAGGACGATCTGGCTGCCGACGTTCTCGAAGAGGTCACCGCGATAAGGGCAGCGTCGCTCATCGAGGCCATGCCGCCGGCTCAAGCAGCCGACCTGATCGGTGCACTCGAGCCCGAGCACAAGGAACACATCCTGTCGGCCGTCGCCGAAAAAACCGCTGAGGCGATCCGTCACCTCCTTTCCTACCCGTCCGACTCTGCCGGCGGTCTCATGACGCTGCGCGTTGCGACGCTGCCGGTCGGACTCACCGCCGGAGAGGCGATCGAGCGCATCCGTCAGCTACACGAGGAAATCGAGGACCTTTCGTACGTCTACGTGGTCGACGACTCCGGTCGCCTCGTCGGCGTCTTGTCGTTTCGCGAACTCGTGTTCGCCCGACCCGGCGACGGCCTCGACGAGGTGATGGTGCACAACCCTGTCAAAGTGACCCCGCCGACAGACCGTGAGGAACTGGTCGAACTCGCCCGGCGGTACAACCTCTTCAGCGTCCCCGTCGTCGACTTCGACGATCGACTTCTTGGAATAGTCACCGTCGACGAAGTCATCGACGCCGTCGAGCAGGAAGCCGGCGAGGACTTCGCGGTTGCCATGGGTGCCGGTGGTGAAGAGACCGTCTTCACGCCGGTCCGGCGTTCGATCCGCATGCGGATGCCCTGGCTGTTCCTCGATCTGGCCCTCTCGGGCACCGTGTCGTTGGTCGTCGCCACTTTCCAGACTCAGATCGCCGCCGCACCACTGCTCGCCTCGTTGATGCCACTCGTCGCCCGGATCGGCGGCGACAGCGGCGCGATGAGCCTCGCTGTCGTGATTCGTGGCCTCGCGACACACGACATCTCCCCCAACAGAACCGTCCGCGTCATCACCAGAGAACTCGCCCTCGGGTTTTCCAATGGGATCCTGACCGCAACGCTCTCGGGGCTGATTGCCGCAGCCCTCCTGAAGGACCCGCACATCGGCCTCGTCATCTTCATCAGTGTCCTGGCCAACCTCATCGTCGCAGGCCTTGCGGGATCAGCCCTCCCCCTCGCCCTTCGCAGACTCGGATTCGATCCTGCACTGGGATCGAACCTCTTCGTGACGACGATCACGGACCTGACCGGCTTCGGGGGCTTCCTCTTGGTCGCGAGCCTGTTGCTGTAG
- the greA gene encoding transcription elongation factor GreA, translating to MTGETIWLTPAAHRRLLDELEYLEGEGRLLASERIAEARSHGDIRENADYDAAKNEQGMMEARILKVRQIIDHAEVREVGATDKVEIGSLVMVVDEDGDETEYLIATPENKIPGVFLASPGGPLGAALMDAAVGDEVSYAAPGGVFTVVIAGIRPFDGD from the coding sequence ATGACGGGCGAAACAATCTGGCTCACCCCGGCGGCTCATCGCAGGCTCCTCGACGAACTGGAGTACCTCGAAGGCGAAGGCCGTCTTCTCGCCTCGGAGCGCATCGCGGAAGCGCGTTCTCACGGCGATATCAGAGAGAACGCCGACTACGACGCCGCCAAGAACGAGCAGGGGATGATGGAGGCCCGGATCCTCAAGGTCCGCCAGATCATCGACCACGCCGAGGTTCGTGAAGTCGGAGCCACCGACAAAGTGGAGATCGGCTCGCTCGTCATGGTCGTCGACGAAGACGGCGACGAAACCGAGTATCTCATCGCAACGCCGGAGAACAAGATCCCCGGGGTGTTCCTGGCCTCCCCCGGTGGCCCTCTCGGTGCAGCACTCATGGACGCCGCCGTCGGTGACGAGGTCTCCTATGCGGCGCCCGGAGGCGTCTTCACGGTCGTCATCGCAGGAATCCGTCCGTTCGACGGCGACTGA
- the rhtA gene encoding threonine/homoserine exporter RhtA — MKRSALWFALSAALLWGVSGTVAADVFDKVPPPRVAEVRALVAALFLLPYAGLRGRLRTQGNGLWLVLFGLTLAAVHVTYYWAIDGLGVGPGVTVQFLAPILVLFWMRFAERRPVAFGVWAAAVGAVAGLVMVTRAWEAISVDGWALAAGLASAFTFATYLLMGERLGRRIGAVTTLTYGFVVAAVFWLVVQPLWTFPRALDAKDISELVWVGLGGTMVPFLFEMAALRRAAAALVGLVATAEPVIAAVTAWIFLSQALTLVQIAGGVAVLGAVIFVQRRGVAEIEAPMQPGR, encoded by the coding sequence ATGAAGCGCTCTGCGCTGTGGTTTGCACTCTCCGCCGCCCTGTTGTGGGGCGTGAGTGGCACCGTTGCGGCGGATGTGTTCGACAAGGTTCCGCCTCCTCGTGTCGCGGAGGTGCGGGCCCTTGTGGCGGCACTGTTCCTTCTTCCGTATGCCGGCCTACGAGGGCGGCTCCGGACCCAGGGCAACGGATTGTGGCTGGTTCTGTTCGGGCTCACGCTTGCAGCGGTGCATGTCACGTACTACTGGGCCATCGATGGCCTGGGCGTCGGCCCCGGTGTGACCGTGCAGTTCCTGGCCCCGATTCTCGTGCTCTTCTGGATGCGTTTCGCAGAGCGTCGCCCCGTTGCCTTCGGTGTCTGGGCCGCGGCCGTTGGAGCCGTTGCCGGCCTGGTGATGGTGACGCGTGCCTGGGAGGCCATCTCCGTGGACGGGTGGGCGCTTGCAGCCGGACTTGCCTCCGCGTTCACGTTCGCCACCTACCTGCTGATGGGGGAACGGCTTGGGCGGCGCATCGGTGCGGTCACGACCCTCACGTACGGATTCGTCGTCGCAGCCGTGTTCTGGCTCGTTGTCCAGCCGCTGTGGACGTTCCCGCGGGCGCTGGACGCGAAGGACATCTCCGAACTCGTCTGGGTTGGTCTCGGGGGCACGATGGTGCCGTTTCTGTTCGAGATGGCGGCGCTCCGGAGAGCTGCTGCAGCCTTGGTGGGCCTGGTTGCGACGGCCGAGCCGGTCATCGCCGCCGTGACGGCCTGGATATTCCTCAGCCAGGCATTGACGCTGGTGCAGATCGCCGGCGGGGTTGCCGTGCTCGGCGCGGTCATCTTCGTTCAGCGCCGGGGAGTTGCAGAGATCGAGGCTCCGATGCAGCCGGGACGATAG
- the selD gene encoding selenide, water dikinase gives MTFHPDLVVGLHLADDAGVFRMSDGTLLLQTVDYFTPVVDDAFDWGRIAASNALSDIYAMGGTPLTAMQLIGWPRGKLSFGILDDVIAGGVEILQQAGCVLIGGHSVDDPEPKYGFAVSGTVEEKNLVMNRGAQPGDALVLTKPLGIGVIATALKAGRAPEDVISEAVSMMVTLNDGAARAMNRVGVHAGTDVTGFGLLGHLSEMLVASKVGARIRATDVPLMGGLRPLAEAGLFSGGSGRNLDAVRPALVVEGVDDTSIRILADAQTSGGLLMAVALERLDAMLDALAEERTPAAAVIGEIVEDDHASIVVTRS, from the coding sequence GTGACCTTCCATCCGGACCTTGTCGTCGGGTTACATCTGGCCGATGACGCCGGCGTGTTCCGCATGTCCGATGGCACGCTGTTGCTCCAGACCGTCGACTACTTCACGCCCGTCGTCGACGATGCCTTCGACTGGGGGCGCATCGCCGCGTCCAACGCACTGTCCGACATCTACGCGATGGGTGGCACGCCGCTCACCGCCATGCAGCTCATCGGCTGGCCTCGAGGCAAGCTCTCCTTCGGCATTCTCGACGATGTGATCGCCGGCGGGGTCGAGATCCTCCAGCAGGCAGGGTGTGTTCTCATCGGCGGGCATTCGGTCGACGATCCCGAGCCCAAGTACGGGTTCGCAGTGAGCGGTACTGTCGAAGAGAAGAACCTCGTGATGAATCGGGGAGCGCAGCCGGGTGATGCACTCGTGTTGACCAAGCCGTTGGGTATCGGTGTGATCGCCACCGCACTCAAGGCCGGGCGTGCTCCGGAGGATGTCATTTCCGAAGCAGTCTCCATGATGGTGACGCTCAACGACGGTGCGGCGAGGGCGATGAACCGCGTTGGCGTCCATGCAGGCACCGACGTGACCGGTTTCGGGCTGCTGGGACACCTCTCCGAGATGCTCGTGGCGTCGAAGGTGGGGGCGAGGATTCGCGCCACCGATGTTCCATTGATGGGAGGGCTTCGTCCGTTGGCCGAGGCGGGCCTGTTCTCTGGCGGGAGCGGCAGGAACCTCGATGCGGTCCGTCCGGCTCTGGTCGTCGAGGGGGTCGACGATACGAGCATTCGGATTCTCGCCGACGCCCAGACGAGTGGCGGGCTGCTCATGGCAGTTGCACTCGAGCGTCTCGATGCGATGCTCGATGCGCTTGCCGAGGAGCGCACACCGGCGGCGGCCGTCATCGGGGAGATCGTCGAAGACGACCACGCGTCGATCGTGGTGACTCGGTCTTGA